From a region of the Bacteroidota bacterium genome:
- a CDS encoding FKBP-type peptidyl-prolyl cis-trans isomerase, translated as MQNKIFTYISVLSIFCLISFSGQAQKIEKVKLKNKVDSFSYAIGLDIGKNLKAQSIEVTPEALARGILNATTGEDILFTDEMEKKIMTDFQKQLQEKQKQIQSKEMENVKAAGIEFLAKNKKKEGVIETESGLQYKVITKGTGTSPVATDTVTVHYKGTLIDGTKFDASYDRGEPATFPLNRVISGWTEGLQLMKEGAKYIFYIPSELGYGERGAGQQIPGGSTLIFEVELIKVSK; from the coding sequence ATGCAAAACAAAATTTTCACTTACATTTCAGTACTAAGTATTTTTTGCTTGATTAGTTTTTCTGGACAAGCACAAAAAATAGAAAAAGTAAAATTAAAAAACAAAGTAGATTCATTTAGTTATGCTATTGGATTAGACATTGGGAAAAACTTAAAAGCTCAATCAATTGAAGTTACACCCGAAGCCCTTGCAAGAGGCATTTTAAATGCAACAACAGGGGAAGACATTTTGTTTACAGATGAAATGGAAAAAAAGATAATGACAGATTTTCAAAAACAATTACAAGAAAAACAAAAACAAATTCAATCAAAAGAAATGGAAAATGTTAAAGCAGCAGGAATAGAATTTCTTGCAAAAAACAAAAAGAAAGAAGGCGTAATCGAAACAGAAAGCGGACTTCAGTACAAAGTTATTACAAAAGGTACAGGAACTTCTCCTGTAGCTACCGATACAGTAACAGTTCATTACAAAGGAACTTTAATTGACGGGACAAAATTTGATGCATCTTACGATAGAGGTGAGCCAGCAACATTCCCACTCAACCGTGTAATTAGCGGATGGACAGAAGGTTTACAACTAATGAAAGAAGGTGCAAAATATATTTTTTACATCCCTTCCGAATTAGGATATGGAGAAAGAGGTGCAGGACAGCAAATACCCGGAGGTTCTACTTTAATCTTTGAAGTTGAACTTATTAAAGTATCAAAATAA